From a single Sorghum bicolor cultivar BTx623 chromosome 5, Sorghum_bicolor_NCBIv3, whole genome shotgun sequence genomic region:
- the LOC8076748 gene encoding B3 domain-containing protein Os11g0197600 isoform X2: MRGRPKKQQGTTSSAAAAVKEREAARGRPRSKGKETEMGGEGQEPATEKQKKTQGKGMEKEKEKEKNTAVREDGEQDDNNEKEKTAAGAGNVCPQFFKVFFPELSGERLKIPPMFRQHLQEQPTGPVSLRGPSGKKWQATLASESEAWFFEQGWKEFVTDHSINKGYFLVFTYDGPSQFSVVVFSPSGVTDPIALKAKPTNEVVVKIEEDEEGIQGDMDAGGASEVPIPPTQEGNVVTGRRTRAMTAGASEIPPLPTEEGNVVTGKRTRAVTDLPADADASKRIQADKRRSQAGTSKDGLTIVRNATFSLLDESKTFNKTQVRDKNVPRSGKFLLKTSRAPVVISQRRPVTEEERDLALRKANEFKSKYPFTVQIMMESYVYVGFFMNIACDFVRKSLPHTNKKMTLWDPLGKPWEVNYVYYSDRSVGSFSGGWGKFALGNNLEKFDVCIFELFKEDNIKVHIYRVVPEITPLLRASNKD, encoded by the exons ATGAGGGGTCGTCCCAAGAAGCAGCAGGGGACCACGAGCTCGGCCGCCGCAGCggtgaaggagagggaggcggcGAGGGGGAGGCCGAGAAGCAAGGGGAAGGAGACGGAGATGGGTGGAGAGGGTCAGGAGCCAGCGACGGAGAAGCAGAAGAAGACCCAGGGGAAGGGgatggagaaggagaaggagaaggagaagaacaCGGCGGTGAGGGAAGACGGCGAGCAGGACGACAACAACGAGAAGGAGAagaccgccgccggcgccgggaaCGTCTGCCCGcagttcttcaaggtcttcttcccCGAGCTGTCGGGGGAGCGGTTG AAAATTCCACCCATGTTCCGCCAGCACCTCCAGGAGCAGCCTACTGGACCAGTTTCTCTGAGAGGTCCTAGTGGCAAGAAATGGCAGGCAACACTTGCTTCAGAGTCCGAAGCGTGGTTCTTTGAGCAGGGATGGAAGGAATTCGTGACGGATCACTCCATCAACAAAGGTTACTTCTTGGTTTTCACATATGATGGGCCCTCTCAGTTCTCCGTGGTGGTGTTCTCTCCGTCAGGCGTCACCGACCCAATAGCTTTGAAGGCAAAGCCTACAAATGAGGTAGTCGTTAAGATTGAAGAGGATGAAGAAGGCATCCAAGGGGACATGGATGCAGGTGGCGCCTCTGAGGTACCAATTCCCCCCACACAAGAGGGCAATGTAGTAACAGGAAGGAGAACAAGAGCAATGACTGCTGGCGCCTCTGAGATACCACCTCTCCCCACAGAAGAGGGCAATGTTGTGACAGGAAAAAGAACAAGAGCAGTGACTGATCTCCcagcagatgccgatgcatcAAAGAGGATTCAAGCTGACAAGAGGAGGTCTCAAGCTGGAACTTCAAAGGATGGGCTGACAATTGTTCGCA ATGCCACCTTCAGTTTGTTGGACGAATCTAAGACTTTCAACAAGACTCAGGTCAGAGATAAGAATGTGCCTAGGAGTGGAAAAT tccttttgaagaccagcagggcaCCGGTTGTAATATCTCAAAGGCGCCCGGTAACTGAAGAGGAGAGGGACCTTGCTCTTAGAAAGGCGAATGAATTTAAGTCAAAGTACCCTTTCACCGTGCAAATAATGATGGAATCTTATGTCTATGTGGGATTTTTCATG AACATCGCTTGCGATTTTGTCAGAAAGTCACTTCCCCACACAAACAAGAAGATGACGCTCTGGGATCCCCTAGGGAAGCCTTGGGAAGTTAACTATGTTTACTACAGTGACCGCTCTGTTGGCTCTTTCAGTGGTGGCTGGGGTAAATTTGCTCTAGGAAACAATCTGGAGAAGTTTGATGTCTGCATCTTTGAGCTTTTCAAGGAGGACAACATAAAAGTGCACATATACAGGGTTGTCCCAGAGATAACTCCCCTCCTCCGTGCCAGCAACAAAGACTAG
- the LOC8076748 gene encoding B3 domain-containing protein Os11g0197600 isoform X1, with protein sequence MAPLRISSSEDGKWERRPTPARTSGLLSRLSKFRIRRRPSKFHGFILHNEKRTTMRGRPKKQQGTTSSAAAAVKEREAARGRPRSKGKETEMGGEGQEPATEKQKKTQGKGMEKEKEKEKNTAVREDGEQDDNNEKEKTAAGAGNVCPQFFKVFFPELSGERLKIPPMFRQHLQEQPTGPVSLRGPSGKKWQATLASESEAWFFEQGWKEFVTDHSINKGYFLVFTYDGPSQFSVVVFSPSGVTDPIALKAKPTNEVVVKIEEDEEGIQGDMDAGGASEVPIPPTQEGNVVTGRRTRAMTAGASEIPPLPTEEGNVVTGKRTRAVTDLPADADASKRIQADKRRSQAGTSKDGLTIVRNATFSLLDESKTFNKTQVRDKNVPRSGKFLLKTSRAPVVISQRRPVTEEERDLALRKANEFKSKYPFTVQIMMESYVYVGFFMNIACDFVRKSLPHTNKKMTLWDPLGKPWEVNYVYYSDRSVGSFSGGWGKFALGNNLEKFDVCIFELFKEDNIKVHIYRVVPEITPLLRASNKD encoded by the exons ATGGCGCCGCTGCGAATATCGTCCTCTGAAGACGGGAAGTGGGAAAGGCGTCCAACTCCTGCTCGCACGTCCGGGCTGCTTAGCCGCCTCTCCAAATTTCGCATTCGTCGCCGCCCCTCCAAATTTCACGGATTCATATTACACAACG AGAAACGGACGACGATGAGGGGTCGTCCCAAGAAGCAGCAGGGGACCACGAGCTCGGCCGCCGCAGCggtgaaggagagggaggcggcGAGGGGGAGGCCGAGAAGCAAGGGGAAGGAGACGGAGATGGGTGGAGAGGGTCAGGAGCCAGCGACGGAGAAGCAGAAGAAGACCCAGGGGAAGGGgatggagaaggagaaggagaaggagaagaacaCGGCGGTGAGGGAAGACGGCGAGCAGGACGACAACAACGAGAAGGAGAagaccgccgccggcgccgggaaCGTCTGCCCGcagttcttcaaggtcttcttcccCGAGCTGTCGGGGGAGCGGTTG AAAATTCCACCCATGTTCCGCCAGCACCTCCAGGAGCAGCCTACTGGACCAGTTTCTCTGAGAGGTCCTAGTGGCAAGAAATGGCAGGCAACACTTGCTTCAGAGTCCGAAGCGTGGTTCTTTGAGCAGGGATGGAAGGAATTCGTGACGGATCACTCCATCAACAAAGGTTACTTCTTGGTTTTCACATATGATGGGCCCTCTCAGTTCTCCGTGGTGGTGTTCTCTCCGTCAGGCGTCACCGACCCAATAGCTTTGAAGGCAAAGCCTACAAATGAGGTAGTCGTTAAGATTGAAGAGGATGAAGAAGGCATCCAAGGGGACATGGATGCAGGTGGCGCCTCTGAGGTACCAATTCCCCCCACACAAGAGGGCAATGTAGTAACAGGAAGGAGAACAAGAGCAATGACTGCTGGCGCCTCTGAGATACCACCTCTCCCCACAGAAGAGGGCAATGTTGTGACAGGAAAAAGAACAAGAGCAGTGACTGATCTCCcagcagatgccgatgcatcAAAGAGGATTCAAGCTGACAAGAGGAGGTCTCAAGCTGGAACTTCAAAGGATGGGCTGACAATTGTTCGCA ATGCCACCTTCAGTTTGTTGGACGAATCTAAGACTTTCAACAAGACTCAGGTCAGAGATAAGAATGTGCCTAGGAGTGGAAAAT tccttttgaagaccagcagggcaCCGGTTGTAATATCTCAAAGGCGCCCGGTAACTGAAGAGGAGAGGGACCTTGCTCTTAGAAAGGCGAATGAATTTAAGTCAAAGTACCCTTTCACCGTGCAAATAATGATGGAATCTTATGTCTATGTGGGATTTTTCATG AACATCGCTTGCGATTTTGTCAGAAAGTCACTTCCCCACACAAACAAGAAGATGACGCTCTGGGATCCCCTAGGGAAGCCTTGGGAAGTTAACTATGTTTACTACAGTGACCGCTCTGTTGGCTCTTTCAGTGGTGGCTGGGGTAAATTTGCTCTAGGAAACAATCTGGAGAAGTTTGATGTCTGCATCTTTGAGCTTTTCAAGGAGGACAACATAAAAGTGCACATATACAGGGTTGTCCCAGAGATAACTCCCCTCCTCCGTGCCAGCAACAAAGACTAG
- the LOC8076747 gene encoding uncharacterized protein LOC8076747: MDDFTFPTFYTGGQLLPSSAFRHQLGGGSPLPWFLAAAGDEEEEEEEKMDMLWEDFNEELASVPPLCPLSPVINKGSALAMKEAAGWLGYDGDMIVVDLEKHGNGKHPRRPHPQDDGRVVRRRKWSLRLMLRLLKKLFLVKKSRNPRTAPAPI; the protein is encoded by the coding sequence ATGGATGACTTCACTTTCCCCACTTTCTATACAGGAGGGCAGCTTCTTCCATCATCAGCATTCCGACACCAGCTCGGCGGCGGCTCGCCTTTGCCGTGGTTCCTCGCCGCTGCCGGggacgaggaagaggaggaggaggagaagatggACATGCTGTGGGAGGACTTCAACGAGGAGCTCGCGAGCGTGCCGCCGCTGTGCCCGCTGAGCCCCGTGATCAACAAGGGATCAGCGCTGGCGATGAAGGAGGCGGCCGGCTGGCTCGGTTACGACGGCGACATGATCGTCGTCGACCTGGAGAAGCACGGCAACGGCAAGCATCCCCGCCGCCCACATCCACAGGATGACGGCAGGGTGGTCCGGCGCCGGAAGTGGAGCCTGAGGCTGATGCTCAGGCTTCTCAAGAAGCTGTTCCTGGTCAAGAAGTCCAGGAACCCGAGGACTGCACCTGCACCCATCTGA